One part of the Glycine max cultivar Williams 82 chromosome 14, Glycine_max_v4.0, whole genome shotgun sequence genome encodes these proteins:
- the LOC100791169 gene encoding hydroxymethylglutaryl-CoA lyase, mitochondrial → MSSLEEPLGLDKLPSMNTIDRIQRFSSGSCRPRVDNLGMGNCWIEGRSCSTSNSCNEDDEEYTAETFPWKIQTRDLSQDDSFSQKSLTKGRRSMKFGMIDDSISDCQSSPKCHTKDMQGLAYKFLNSIPKFVKIVEVGPRDGLQNEKNIVPTSVKIELIHRLASTGLSVIEATSFVSPKWVPQLADAKDVMQAVHNLRGIRLPVLTPNLKGFEAAMASGAREVAIFASASESFSKSNINCSIEESLIRFRAVTRAAKQLSIPVRGYVSCVAGCPVEGPIPPSKVAYVAKELYDMGCFEISLGDTIGVGTPGTVVPMLLAVMAVVPIDKIAVHFHDTYGQSLPNILVSLQMGISTVDSSVAGLGGCPYAKGASGNVATEDVVYMLNGLGVKTNVDLGKLMLAGDFISNHLGRPSTSKTAIALNRVTSNASKISY, encoded by the exons ATGTCAAGTTTGGAGGAACCACTTGGTCTTGACAAGTTACCAAGCATGAATACCATTGACAGGATTCAGAGGTTCTCGTCAGGTTCTTGCCGTCCTAGAGTAGATAACTTGGGCATGGGAAACTGCTGGATTGAAGGACGAAGTTGCAGCACATCTAACAGCTGCAA TGAAGATGATGAAGAGTATACAGCAGAGACATTCCCATGGAAAATACAAACAAGAGACTTATCCCAAGATGACTCCTTCAGTCAAAAGTCTTTGACCAAAGGGAGGAGGTCAATGAAATTTGGAATGATTGATGATTCAATCTCTGATTGCCAAAGCAGTCCAAAATGCCACACCAAAGATATGCAAGGTTTGGCTTATAAG TTTCTGAATAGTATACCAAAGTTTGTAAAGATAGTAGAAGTTGGTCCAAGGGATGGATTACAAAATGAGAAGAACATTGTGCCTACATCTGTGAAGATTGAATTGATTCATAGACTAGCTTCCACCGGGTTATCTGTTATTGAGGCTACAAGCTTTGTATCTCCCAAATGGGTCCCACAG TTGGCTGATGCAAAGGATGTAATGCAAGCAGTACATAACTTGAGAGGCATCAGATTACCAGTTCTGACCCCTAATTTAAAG GGTTTTGAAGCTGCAATGGCTTCTGGTGCCAGAGAAGTTGCTATTTTTGCATCAGCTTCggaatcattttcaaaatcaaacattaacTGTAGCATCGAAGAGAGCCTTATTCGTTTCCGAGCTGTTACTCGTGCTGCTAAACAACTCTCAATTCCTGTTCGAGG GTATGTATCATGTGTTGCTGGATGCCCAGTGGAAGGACCAATCCCTCCTTCCAAAGTGGCATATGTTGCTAAAGAATTATATGATATGGGTTGCTTTGAAATCTCCCTTGGTGACACAATTGGAGTTGGCACACCAG GAACTGTAGTTCCTATGCTTTTGGCTGTGATGGCTGTAGTTCCAATAGATAAGATAGCTGTCCACTTTCATGACACATATGGGCAATCTCTTCCAAATATACTTGTGTCCCTCCAA ATGGGGATTAGCACAGTGGATTCCTCTGTTGCTGGTCTTGGTGGGTGTCCATATGCTAAGGGAGCTTCAGGAAATGTTGCAACTGAAGATGTTGTTTATATGTTGAACGGCCTTGGTGTCAAAACCAATGTTGATCTTGGAAAACTCATGTTGGctggggatttcatcagcaacCATTTGGGGAGGCCATCCACTTCAAAGACTGCCATTGCCTTGAACCGTGTCACAAGTAATGCATCCAAGATATCATATTAA